A single region of the Polymorphum gilvum SL003B-26A1 genome encodes:
- a CDS encoding RrF2 family transcriptional regulator → MRLTMRTNLAMRTLMFCAVNSARTVRKAEIARACNASENHIAQVIHLLSQKGYLRTTRGRNGGIRLGMAMEEINVGTVFRSFEADVPFAECFQGVDNRCPLTAACRLRIAIVGAVGAFYAALDGLSLADLVAGNRELHRILTPPVLCDGPALEPA, encoded by the coding sequence ATGCGCCTGACGATGCGAACGAACCTGGCCATGCGGACGCTGATGTTCTGTGCCGTCAACAGCGCGCGCACGGTGCGCAAGGCCGAGATTGCCAGGGCCTGCAACGCCTCGGAGAACCACATTGCCCAGGTGATCCACCTGCTCAGCCAGAAGGGCTACCTGCGGACCACGCGCGGACGCAACGGCGGCATCCGGCTCGGCATGGCGATGGAGGAGATCAACGTCGGCACGGTGTTCCGCTCGTTCGAGGCGGACGTGCCCTTCGCCGAGTGTTTCCAGGGCGTCGACAACCGCTGCCCGCTCACCGCCGCCTGCCGGCTGCGGATCGCCATCGTCGGCGCGGTCGGCGCCTTCTATGCCGCGCTAGACGGCCTGTCGCTCGCCGATCTGGTCGCCGGCAACAGGGAACTGCACAGGATCCTGACCCCTCCCGTGCTGTGCGACGGCCCCGCCCTCGAACCCGCCTGA
- a CDS encoding osmoprotectant NAGGN system M42 family peptidase, with amino-acid sequence MSLLAIDLDYLAGALEALLAIPSPTGYTDAIARHVCLELERLGVAYEVTRRGAIRARLPGAVTRPARAFVSHVDTLGAQVKALKDNGRLELVPIGHWSARFAEGARTTVFTEEGAYTGTILPLRASGHTFNTGVDELPIGWDHVELRIDAYARSKADLNRLGVDVGDIVAIHPCPEFLDNGFIVSRHLDNKAGVAVMLAALKALVEAKAQPTVDVFWLFTIAEETGHGAASILTPEIASLVAIDNGTTAPGQNSDEFGVTISMADQTGPFDYHLTRKLAHLCRDNDIKWQKDVFRFYRSDAASAVEAGADVRTALVTFGVDASHGYERIHMHALRSLAELAVCYATSPVEITRDATEFGSLKGFTTQPTRDAEQSLHPDTRRPERPEDDSGPEHG; translated from the coding sequence ATGAGCCTGCTCGCCATCGACCTCGACTATCTGGCCGGCGCGCTGGAGGCGCTGCTCGCGATCCCGAGCCCGACCGGCTATACCGACGCCATCGCCCGCCACGTCTGCCTGGAGCTGGAACGGCTCGGCGTCGCCTACGAGGTGACCCGGCGCGGCGCGATCCGGGCGCGGCTGCCCGGCGCCGTGACGCGCCCGGCGCGTGCCTTCGTCTCGCATGTCGACACGCTCGGCGCCCAGGTGAAGGCGCTGAAGGACAACGGCCGGCTAGAACTGGTGCCGATCGGCCACTGGTCGGCGCGCTTCGCCGAAGGCGCGCGCACGACGGTGTTCACGGAGGAAGGCGCCTATACCGGCACGATCCTGCCGCTGCGCGCCTCCGGCCACACCTTCAACACCGGCGTCGACGAATTGCCGATCGGCTGGGACCATGTCGAACTCAGGATCGACGCCTACGCCAGGTCGAAGGCCGACCTGAACCGGCTCGGCGTCGACGTCGGCGACATCGTTGCCATCCATCCCTGCCCGGAATTCCTCGACAACGGCTTCATCGTCTCGCGCCACCTCGACAACAAGGCCGGCGTCGCCGTCATGCTGGCGGCGCTCAAGGCGCTGGTCGAGGCGAAGGCGCAGCCGACGGTCGACGTGTTCTGGCTGTTCACCATCGCCGAGGAAACCGGCCACGGCGCGGCATCCATCCTGACGCCGGAGATCGCGTCGCTGGTCGCTATCGACAACGGCACCACGGCGCCCGGCCAGAACTCCGACGAGTTCGGCGTGACCATTTCCATGGCCGACCAGACCGGGCCGTTCGACTACCACCTGACCCGCAAGCTGGCGCATCTGTGCCGGGACAACGACATCAAGTGGCAGAAGGACGTGTTCCGCTTCTACCGCTCCGATGCGGCCTCCGCGGTCGAGGCGGGGGCGGACGTGCGCACCGCGCTGGTCACCTTCGGCGTCGATGCCAGCCACGGCTACGAGCGCATCCACATGCACGCCCTGCGTTCGCTGGCCGAACTGGCGGTGTGCTATGCGACGAGCCCGGTGGAGATCACCCGCGACGCCACCGAGTTCGGCAGCCTGAAGGGCTTCACGACCCAGCCGACGCGCGACGCGGAGCAGAGCCTGCATCCGGACACGCGCCGCCCGGAACGGCCGGAGGATGATTCAGGGCCGGAGCACGGGTGA
- the ngg gene encoding N-acetylglutaminylglutamine synthetase, translating into MAEQTRRRARHAYDHRLRRMRGQALKPENPGAAEAGQRDVAVDCGWGRLIFGTTFDEPGALVAALQEERPDRRDIAFYVRDPHVLLAAAPQELFLDPSHTYRLDLATYRAARSRRKGFTIRRVSSKGDAEAVNCLYTSRGMVPVPVEFFWTRLDPRTITVLVAEEEESGEIVGTAMGVDHQRCTGGADGGASLWCLAVSPQARFPGVGEALVRRLAELYKGRGRPHLDLSVMHDNAQAIALYEKLGFARVPFFTVKKKNTINEALYAGPPVEEALNPYAAIIVNEARRRGIQAQIIDADGGFFRLSYGGRSVKCRESLSEFTSGVAMSICDDKAVTRRVVERAGLSVPEQIAAGDEAALAAFLDRHGSVVVKPARGEQGRGIAVGLTGLEETLAAIEAARAFCNEVLVEQCVAGQDLRLVVIDYKVVAAAIRRPAQVIGDGRSSIRDLIAVQSRRRAAATGGESTIPLDAETERCVASAGFSLDDVPQAGTAICVRKTANLHTGGTIHDVTGETHGALIEAAVSAARAIEIPVTGIDLMVRSPREPGYWFIEANERPGLANHEPQPTAERFVDFLFPLSMPQPVRSAWRREAE; encoded by the coding sequence ATGGCAGAACAGACCCGCCGCCGCGCCAGGCACGCCTACGACCACCGTCTGCGCCGCATGCGCGGCCAGGCCCTGAAGCCGGAGAACCCGGGCGCGGCCGAGGCGGGCCAGCGTGACGTCGCGGTCGACTGCGGCTGGGGCCGGCTGATCTTCGGCACCACCTTCGACGAACCGGGCGCCCTGGTCGCCGCCTTGCAGGAGGAGCGGCCGGACCGGCGCGACATCGCCTTCTACGTGCGTGATCCGCACGTGCTGCTGGCGGCAGCCCCCCAGGAGCTGTTCCTCGATCCCTCGCACACCTACCGGCTCGACCTCGCCACTTACCGGGCTGCGCGCAGCCGGCGCAAGGGCTTCACGATCCGCCGCGTCTCCTCCAAGGGCGACGCGGAGGCGGTCAACTGCCTTTACACCAGTCGCGGCATGGTGCCGGTGCCGGTCGAGTTCTTCTGGACCCGGCTCGATCCGCGCACCATCACCGTGCTGGTCGCCGAGGAGGAGGAGAGCGGCGAGATCGTCGGCACGGCGATGGGCGTCGACCATCAGCGCTGCACCGGCGGCGCCGACGGCGGCGCCTCGCTGTGGTGCCTGGCGGTGTCGCCGCAGGCGCGCTTTCCCGGTGTCGGCGAGGCGCTGGTGCGCCGGCTCGCAGAACTCTACAAGGGGCGCGGCCGGCCGCACCTCGACCTGTCGGTGATGCACGACAACGCCCAGGCGATTGCGCTCTACGAGAAGCTCGGCTTCGCGCGCGTGCCCTTCTTCACGGTGAAGAAGAAGAACACCATCAACGAGGCGCTCTATGCCGGTCCGCCGGTCGAGGAAGCGCTCAACCCCTATGCCGCAATCATCGTCAACGAGGCGCGCCGGCGCGGCATCCAGGCGCAGATTATCGACGCCGACGGTGGCTTCTTCCGCCTGTCCTACGGTGGGCGCTCGGTCAAGTGCCGGGAATCCTTGAGCGAATTCACCTCCGGCGTGGCCATGTCGATCTGCGACGACAAGGCGGTGACGCGCCGCGTCGTCGAGCGCGCCGGGCTGAGCGTGCCCGAGCAGATCGCGGCCGGCGACGAGGCCGCCCTGGCGGCGTTCCTGGACCGCCACGGCTCGGTGGTGGTCAAGCCGGCGCGCGGCGAACAGGGCCGTGGCATCGCGGTCGGCCTGACCGGCCTGGAAGAGACGCTGGCCGCGATCGAGGCGGCGCGCGCCTTCTGCAACGAGGTGCTGGTCGAGCAATGCGTCGCGGGCCAGGACCTGCGCCTGGTCGTGATCGACTACAAGGTGGTGGCGGCGGCGATCCGACGGCCGGCACAGGTGATCGGCGACGGGCGCAGCAGCATCCGCGACCTGATCGCGGTGCAGTCGCGCCGGCGCGCGGCGGCGACCGGCGGCGAATCGACCATTCCCCTGGACGCCGAGACCGAGCGCTGCGTGGCCTCGGCCGGCTTCAGTCTCGACGACGTGCCGCAGGCCGGCACGGCGATCTGCGTGCGTAAGACGGCCAACCTGCACACAGGCGGCACCATCCACGACGTCACCGGCGAGACCCACGGCGCGCTGATCGAGGCGGCGGTGTCGGCGGCGCGCGCGATCGAGATCCCGGTCACCGGCATCGATCTGATGGTCAGGAGCCCGCGCGAGCCCGGCTACTGGTTCATCGAGGCCAACGAGCGCCCGGGCCTTGCCAACCACGAGCCGCAGCCGACCGCCGAGCGCTTCGTCGACTTCCTGTTCCCGCTGTCGATGCCGCAACCGGTGCGCAGCGCCTGGCGCAGGGAGGCTGAATGA